The genomic stretch AAGGTGACATAGGCCATGACCAGGCCGGGCAGGCTATGGAGTATACCGAAGCTTCGCCAAAGGACGTATAAAGGAATCATAACGGCCACCGGCGGGGCCATCCTGGTGGAAATGATCCAGAAATAGAGGTGTTTTTTCCCGGTAATCCGGCCGCGGGAAAGGGCGTAAGCGGCCATCAGGCCCAAAGGAACCGAAATGAGCACCGAGAGGGCGGTGGCCAGAAAGCTGACGGCGACGTTCCTTAAGAAATGCCCTTCAATAAACATGGCCTGGAATTGGGCCAGGGAGGCCTTAAAGAAAAAGAGCAATTTCAAGATTCCGGCCCAGTCACCACTGGGAGGCAGGTCGAAGATATCCCCGGTGGCCTTGAAGGATGAAGAGACCATGAACAGGATGGGGATGATGGTCCAGAGAAAAAAAGTCAGGATAAGCGCCCATTTGATTGTTTTACGTATTACGTTATTATACACGTTCCGTCTCCGGCTCCTTAAGCAGGATGGTCGTTGTCAGCATGGCGCAAATGATGATGATGACCAGAAGGGTAAAACCCATGACTGCGCCGACGCCAATGTCAAATTCCTGGAAAGTCTTGGTATACAAGTAAAAGGGCAGTGTTTTGGTGGCCACCGCCGGGCCTCCCCGGGTGGTGATTAAAATCAGGTCGATGAATCGCATGCAGTCCATGAAACGCAGGAGGAAGGCTATAACCAGGGCCGGTTTAATGTAAGGCAAAGTGACCTGGAAG from Deltaproteobacteria bacterium encodes the following:
- a CDS encoding carbohydrate ABC transporter permease, whose product is MYNNVIRKTIKWALILTFFLWTIIPILFMVSSSFKATGDIFDLPPSGDWAGILKLLFFFKASLAQFQAMFIEGHFLRNVAVSFLATALSVLISVPLGLMAAYALSRGRITGKKHLYFWIISTRMAPPVAVMIPLYVLWRSFGILHSLPGLVMAYVT